The following coding sequences are from one Muntiacus reevesi chromosome 17, mMunRee1.1, whole genome shotgun sequence window:
- the LOC136148663 gene encoding interferon omega-1-like, producing MAKIYLLVAGVMLCSIPACSLDNKEISIHLRQMKTIPSQSCLEHRHDFKFPWRRENITSILMTQGTCYHQLMLQQILNLFTTESSFAAWNSALLDKLLSSLGQSLEKLGEVTLDCPDLAIAVQKYFQGIHLYLKGKAYSPCAWEVVRVEIQKCLFLM from the coding sequence ATGGCCAAGATCTATTTGCTAGTGGCAGGAGTCATGCTCTGCTCCATCCCTGCTTGTTCTCTTGACAacaaagaaatctccatacaTTTGAGACAGATGAAAACGATCCCCTCTCAGTCATGCCTAGAGCACAGACACGACTTCAAGTTTCCTTGGAGAAGAGAGAATATCACCTCAATCCTGATGACTCAAGGCACCTGTTATCACCAACTGATGCTCCAGCAGATCCTCAACCTCTTCACCACGGAGAGCAGCTTTGCTGCTTGGAACAGCGCCCTCCTCGACAAACTACTCTCCAGCCTGGGTCAGAGCCTGGAAAAGCTGGGAGAAGTGACTCTGGATTGTCCCGATTTGGCAATTGCTGTCCAGAAGTATTTCCAAGGAATCCATCTCTACTTGAAGGGAAAGGCATACAGCCCCTGTGCCTGGGAGGTTGTCAGAGTGGAAATTCAAAAGTGCCTTTTCCTCATGTAA
- the KLHL9 gene encoding kelch-like protein 9, translating to MKVSLGNGEMGVSAHLQPCKAGTTRFFTSNTHSSVVLQGFDQLRLEGLLCDVTLVPGDGDEIFPVHRAMMASASDYFKAMFTGGMKEQDLMCIKLHGVNKVGLKKIIDFIYTAKLSLNMDTLQDTLEAASFLQILPVLDFCKVFLISGVSLDNCVEVGRIANTYNLIEVDKYVNNFILKNFPALLSTGEFLKLPFERLAFVLSSNSLKHCTELELFKAACRWLRLEDPRMDYAAKLMKNIRFPLMTPQDLINYVQTVDFMRTDNTCVNLLLEASNYQMMPYMQPVMQSDRTAIRSDSTHLVTLGGVLRQQLVVSKELRMYDERAQEWRSLAPMDAPRYQHGIAVIGNFLYVVGGQSNYDTKGKTAVDTVFRFDPRYNKWMQVASLNEKRTFFHLSALKGHLYAVGGRSAAGELATVECYNPRMNEWSYVAKMSEPHYGHAGTVYGGLMYISGGITHDTFQNELMCFDPDTDKWTQKAPMTTVRGLHCMCTVGDKLYVIGGNHFRGTSDYDDVLSCEYYSPTLDQWTPIAAMLRGQSDVGVAVFENKIYVVGGYSWNNRCMVEIVQKYDPEKDEWHKVFDLPESLGGIRACTLTVFPPEENPGSPSRESPLSAPSDHS from the coding sequence ATGAAAGTGTCTCTCGGTAACGGTGAAATGGGCGTCTCCGCCCATTTACAGCCTTGCAAGGCAGGAACCACACGTTTTTTTACCAGCAATACTCACAGTTCGGTGGTATTGCAAGGTTTTGATCAACTTAGATTAGAAGGATTGCTTTGTGATGTGACTCTGGTACCAGGTGATGGAGATGAAATCTTCCCTGTTCATAGAGCTATGATGGCGTCCGCTAGTGATTACTTCAAGGCTATGTTCACAGGTGGAATGAAAGAACAGGATTTAATGTGCATTAAGCTTCACGGGGTGAACAAAGTTGGTCTGaagaaaataattgattttatttatacTGCAAAGCTTTCTCTTAATATGGACACTCTTCAGGACACTCTTGAAGCTGCCAGCTTTTTGCAAATCTTGCCTGTTTTAGACTTCTGTAAAGTGTTTCTTATTTCAGGAGTCTCTTTAGATAACTGTGTTGAAGTTGGACGAATTGCTAACACCTACAATCTTATAGAAGTAGATAAATATGTCAATAATTTCATTCTGAAGAATTTTCCTGCCTTACTGAGTACTGGGGAGTTTCTAAAACTCCCTTTTGAACGGCTTGCCTTCGTGCTTTCTAGCAATAGTCTTAAGCACTGTACTGAACTTGAGCTCTTTAAGGCTGCCTGTCGCTGGCTAAGGTTGGAAGATCCTCGGATGGATTATGCAGCAAAATTAATGAAGAATATTCGATTTCCACTGATGACACCACAGGATCTCATTAATTATGTGCAGACAGTAGATTTCATGAGAACGGACAATACGTGTGTGAATTTGCTTTTGGAAGCTAGCAATTACCAAATGATGCCATATATGCAGCCAGTGATGCAGTCAGATAGAACCGCCATTCGATCTGATTCGACACACTTGGTTACATTAGGAGGAGTTTTGAGGCAGCAGCTGGTTGTCAGTAAAGAATTACGGATGTATGATGAGAGGGCTCAAGAGTGGAGATCTTTAGCCCCCATGGATGCTCCTCGTTATCAGCATGGCATTGCTGTCATTGGGAACTTTCTTTATGTAGTTGGTGGTCAAAGTAATTATGATACAAAAGGAAAAACTGCTGTTGATACAGTTTTCAGATTTGATCCTCGATATAATAAGTGGATGCAGGTTGCATCATTAAATGAAAAGCGCACGTTTTTTCACTTGAGCGCCCTCAAAGGACATTTGTATGCTGTTGGTGGGCGAAGTGCAGCTGGTGAGCTGGCCACTGTAGAATGTTACAATCCAAGAATGAATGAGTGGAGCTATGTTGCGAAAATGAGTGAACCCCACTATGGCCATGCTGGAACAGTGTATGGAGGCTTAATGTATATTTCAGGAGGAATTACTCATGACACTTTCCAAAATGAGCTCATGTGTTTTGACCCTGATACAGACAAATGGACACAGAAGGCACCAATGACTACAGTCAGAGGTCTGCATTGCATGTGTACAGTTGGAGACAAGCTCTATGTCATTGGTGGTAATCACTTCAGAGGAACAAGTGATTATGATGATGTTCTAAGCTGTGAATACTATTCGCCAACCCTTGACCAGTGGACACCAATTGCTGCCATGTTAAGGGGTCAAAGTGATGTTGGAGTTGctgtctttgaaaataaaatctatgtcGTAGGTGGATATTCTTGGAATAATCGTTGTATGGTAGAAATTGTCCAGAAATATGACCCAGAAAAGGATGAATGGCATAAAGTTTTTGACCTTCCAGAATCACTTGGTGGCATTCGAGCTTGTACTCTCACAGTTTTTCCACCTGAAGAAAATCCTGGGTCACCTTCCAGAGAATCACCTCTTTCAGCACCTTCAGATCATTCTTAG